The following are encoded together in the Rhizobium tumorigenes genome:
- a CDS encoding Gfo/Idh/MocA family protein, translating to MRLIIVGTGVMGKNQLDHFARIDGVEVVAAVDSDATRLATFADRFNIKTRFTSLEEAIAWGKFDAATNVTPDRMHHPTTLALLAAGKHVLCEKPLAENYEKALEMTEAAERAGVINMVNLTYRNVAQLQRAREMVIAGEIGTVKHVEASYLQSWLVSKAWGDWRSESTWLWRLSTGHGSNGVLGDIGIHILDFAAYGAATDIDHVFARLKTFNKAPGGQIGEYRLDANDSFAMSVDFANGALGVVHATRWATGHLNELKLRVYGERGGLEVIHRPDGSELRACVGDDVETAEWKVIDVPAVPTNYQRFAEAVRTGVPQDPNFRHAANLQKVLDLALVTELERRELKV from the coding sequence ATGCGTCTCATCATCGTTGGCACCGGCGTCATGGGCAAGAACCAGCTCGATCATTTCGCGCGCATTGACGGCGTGGAGGTGGTCGCGGCTGTCGACAGCGATGCCACCAGACTCGCCACCTTTGCCGACCGCTTCAATATCAAGACCCGGTTCACGTCGCTGGAGGAGGCGATCGCCTGGGGAAAATTCGACGCGGCGACGAACGTCACGCCGGATCGCATGCACCACCCGACGACGCTCGCCCTGCTGGCGGCCGGAAAGCATGTGCTTTGTGAAAAGCCGCTCGCCGAGAACTATGAAAAGGCTCTCGAGATGACGGAGGCGGCCGAACGGGCCGGCGTCATCAACATGGTCAACCTGACCTATCGCAACGTCGCACAGCTGCAGCGGGCCCGCGAGATGGTGATCGCCGGTGAGATCGGCACAGTCAAGCACGTCGAGGCGTCCTACCTGCAGAGCTGGCTCGTTTCCAAGGCCTGGGGAGATTGGCGCAGCGAATCCACCTGGCTCTGGCGGCTGTCGACCGGCCATGGCTCGAACGGCGTGCTGGGCGATATCGGCATCCACATTCTCGATTTTGCCGCCTATGGCGCAGCGACCGATATCGATCACGTGTTTGCGCGGCTGAAGACCTTCAACAAGGCCCCGGGCGGCCAGATCGGCGAATACCGCCTGGATGCCAATGACAGCTTTGCGATGTCGGTGGATTTTGCCAACGGCGCCCTCGGCGTCGTGCATGCGACGCGCTGGGCGACGGGGCATCTCAACGAACTGAAGTTGCGGGTCTATGGCGAGCGCGGCGGGCTAGAAGTCATCCACCGTCCGGACGGTTCGGAACTGCGCGCCTGCGTCGGAGACGATGTGGAAACGGCGGAGTGGAAAGTCATCGACGTCCCCGCGGTGCCGACCAACTACCAGCGCTTTGCAGAGGCTGTGCGCACCGGTGTGCCTCAGGATCCGAATTTCCGCCATGCCGCCAATCTGCAGAAGGTTCTGGATCTGGCGCTTGTGACGGAACTCGAGCGCCGCGAATTGAAAGTGTAA
- a CDS encoding ThuA domain-containing protein encodes MAKTIRTVVWGENIHEQTSDVVRKVYPDGMHTAIAAALNSDARIEATTATLQQPEHGLSEDRLRDTDVLVWWGHADHGAVDDAVVERVAKRVWEGMGLIVLHSGHFAKIFKRMMGTPCALKWREAGERERVWVVNPSHPIAAGLPDNFVLENEEMYGEAFSVPEPLETVFISWFQGGEVFRSGMTWKRGAGNIFYFRPGHETYPTYYDPNIKTVLINAVAWAHNPQAALTGIHDAPNVPVEQALEPITERGPKLHQAGEAGYR; translated from the coding sequence ATGGCAAAAACAATTCGAACAGTAGTTTGGGGCGAGAATATCCACGAGCAGACCAGCGATGTGGTTCGAAAGGTCTATCCGGATGGCATGCACACGGCGATTGCCGCAGCGCTGAACAGCGATGCGCGCATCGAGGCAACGACCGCCACCTTGCAGCAGCCGGAACACGGATTGAGCGAGGATCGGCTTCGCGACACCGATGTCCTCGTCTGGTGGGGCCATGCCGACCATGGAGCCGTCGATGACGCGGTCGTCGAGCGCGTCGCCAAGCGCGTCTGGGAGGGCATGGGGCTAATCGTCCTGCATTCCGGCCATTTCGCCAAGATCTTCAAGCGGATGATGGGCACCCCCTGTGCGTTGAAATGGCGCGAGGCCGGCGAGCGGGAGCGGGTCTGGGTCGTCAATCCAAGCCATCCCATCGCTGCCGGTCTGCCGGACAATTTCGTGCTCGAAAACGAGGAAATGTACGGCGAGGCTTTCTCGGTGCCGGAACCCCTCGAAACGGTGTTCATATCATGGTTCCAAGGCGGGGAGGTTTTCCGGTCGGGCATGACCTGGAAGCGTGGCGCCGGCAACATCTTCTATTTCCGCCCGGGTCATGAGACCTATCCGACTTACTACGATCCGAATATCAAGACCGTGCTGATCAACGCCGTTGCCTGGGCCCATAATCCGCAGGCCGCATTGACCGGCATCCATGACGCGCCGAACGTTCCCGTCGAGCAGGCGCTGGAGCCGATTACCGAACGTGGCCCGAAACTGCACCAGGCTGGCGAAGCCGGTTACCGCTGA
- a CDS encoding DMT family transporter, protein MANASVYGLLLVAIVLEVIGTTALQLSQQFTRPWPIVVLVACYTASFYCLSITLKAIPVGVAYAIWSALGIVLISVVGLVFFRQRLDLPAVIGLALIIAGVLVVNLFSKSISH, encoded by the coding sequence ATGGCGAATGCATCCGTTTATGGCCTGCTGCTGGTCGCAATCGTGCTGGAGGTGATCGGCACGACGGCGCTGCAACTGTCGCAGCAGTTCACGCGACCCTGGCCGATCGTCGTCCTCGTAGCGTGCTACACAGCCTCGTTCTACTGCCTGTCGATCACGCTCAAGGCCATACCCGTGGGCGTTGCCTATGCAATCTGGAGCGCGCTCGGCATCGTGCTGATTTCGGTCGTCGGGCTGGTGTTCTTCCGTCAGCGGCTTGATCTGCCGGCCGTCATCGGCCTTGCGCTGATCATCGCCGGAGTGCTCGTCGTCAACCTGTTTTCCAAATCGATTTCGCATTGA
- a CDS encoding TetR/AcrR family transcriptional regulator, translated as MSDAHHRKKQPLLIRQQLLAVAARLAAERGVGAVTLDAVAAASGVSKGGLLHHFPTKASLLEGMLDSLLDQLDAAIDGQMRNDPVPYGRFTRGYLRAVVDLRERTDAPGDWGQATLTLLTDPALRQRWRDWVEKQSENFVGTDSSVDARIVRFATDGIWLAEVLGSGDASPASRQALVERLVSLTRK; from the coding sequence ATGTCCGACGCACATCACAGAAAAAAGCAACCGTTGCTTATCCGCCAGCAACTGCTCGCGGTTGCCGCGCGTCTGGCGGCTGAGCGCGGGGTCGGCGCCGTCACGCTGGATGCCGTGGCGGCTGCGTCCGGCGTCAGCAAGGGAGGGCTCCTGCATCACTTCCCGACCAAGGCCAGCTTGCTCGAAGGCATGCTCGACAGCCTGCTGGACCAGCTTGATGCGGCTATCGATGGTCAGATGCGCAACGACCCAGTGCCTTATGGCCGTTTCACCCGTGGCTATTTGCGTGCGGTCGTCGATCTCAGAGAGCGTACCGACGCCCCCGGGGACTGGGGGCAGGCGACGCTGACGCTGCTGACCGACCCGGCTCTGCGACAGCGCTGGCGGGACTGGGTGGAAAAGCAGAGCGAGAATTTCGTCGGTACGGATTCGTCCGTCGATGCCCGGATCGTACGGTTTGCCACAGACGGGATCTGGCTTGCCGAGGTTCTCGGCAGTGGCGATGCATCACCCGCATCCCGGCAGGCGCTCGTCGAACGGCTTGTCAGTCTCACGCGCAAATAG
- a CDS encoding ABC transporter ATP-binding protein: protein MTLQIELSGVNKYYGAFHALKDINLAIEDGTFVALVGPSGCGKSTLLRSLAGLEKISAGDMRIAGELMTNVPPRKRDIAMVFQSYALYPHMTVEQNLTYSLRIRGVKKAEARKAAADVAATTGLTPLMKRYPRELSGGQRQRVAMSRAIVRHPKAFLFDEPLSNLDAALRVHMRKEIRMLHERLKATFVYVTHDQIEAMTMADHVVVMKDGVIEQQGAPLDLYDRPVNRFVAGFIGSPAMNFVPARAAADGRSLVLDFAEGQRTLPISGQLQSGQPVLAGLRPEHLITAPEGQGTFDIRIDTVESTGSSTFLTTVTVPELTIVETSRRGVRPGDRIGLSIDPTQVHLFDVATERRIEAGKLITSSD from the coding sequence ATGACCCTTCAAATCGAACTTAGCGGCGTCAACAAGTACTACGGTGCCTTCCACGCATTGAAGGATATCAACTTGGCCATCGAGGACGGCACGTTCGTCGCGCTGGTCGGGCCGTCCGGCTGCGGCAAGTCCACGCTTCTGCGGTCGCTGGCGGGTCTGGAGAAGATCTCTGCGGGAGACATGCGCATTGCCGGCGAGTTGATGACCAACGTACCGCCGCGCAAGCGCGACATCGCCATGGTGTTCCAGTCCTATGCGCTCTATCCCCACATGACGGTCGAGCAAAACCTCACTTACAGCCTTCGCATCCGTGGCGTGAAGAAAGCCGAGGCCCGCAAGGCCGCTGCAGATGTTGCCGCCACGACCGGGCTGACGCCGTTGATGAAACGCTACCCGCGCGAGCTCTCCGGCGGCCAGCGGCAGCGTGTTGCCATGAGCCGCGCCATCGTCCGCCATCCGAAAGCCTTCCTGTTCGACGAGCCCCTGTCGAACCTCGACGCGGCGTTGCGCGTCCACATGCGCAAGGAAATCCGCATGCTGCACGAGCGGCTGAAAGCGACCTTCGTCTACGTGACCCATGACCAGATCGAGGCCATGACGATGGCCGACCATGTCGTTGTCATGAAGGACGGGGTTATCGAGCAGCAGGGTGCGCCGCTCGATCTCTACGACCGGCCGGTCAATCGTTTCGTGGCCGGTTTCATCGGCTCACCGGCGATGAATTTCGTGCCGGCGCGCGCTGCTGCCGACGGACGTAGCCTGGTGCTCGATTTCGCAGAGGGTCAGCGGACGCTGCCGATCTCCGGCCAGTTGCAATCCGGACAGCCGGTGCTTGCCGGGCTGCGGCCGGAACATCTCATCACCGCGCCCGAAGGGCAGGGTACATTCGATATCCGCATAGACACGGTCGAATCGACGGGTTCCTCGACGTTCCTGACGACAGTCACGGTTCCGGAGCTGACCATCGTCGAGACCTCGCGCCGGGGCGTGCGGCCAGGAGATCGCATCGGCCTGTCCATTGACCCAACGCAGGTGCATTTGTTCGATGTGGCAACGGAAAGGCGTATCGAGGCGGGTAAGCTGATAACTTCTAGTGATTGA
- a CDS encoding carbohydrate ABC transporter permease gives MSDTFRNRLMLFAAIVLAVIYLFPLYWMYVTSLKSGSAMYVTPPSFWPHDPQWSIYGEVWASRNMARYLWNSLVIAVGAVVLISIFGCGCAYVLARYRNRWIDVGLFLILLLQVLPPSLMITPIFVGFSQIGLLDYPRLSVIIAIAANKMPFFVVLVRATFMSVPMELEEAALVDGNSRIGAFFNIVLPLARNGILVSAILIFMQAFGEFVYSKSMIQAADLQPASVGLNSFMGPNTTDWNKIMAYSTIYVTPILAIFVLLQRRIVSGLTSGALK, from the coding sequence ATGAGTGACACTTTCCGCAACAGGCTGATGCTGTTTGCCGCCATCGTGCTTGCCGTCATCTACCTCTTCCCGCTCTACTGGATGTATGTGACCAGCCTCAAAAGCGGGTCTGCGATGTATGTCACGCCGCCCAGCTTCTGGCCGCACGATCCGCAATGGAGCATCTATGGCGAGGTCTGGGCGAGCCGCAACATGGCCCGCTATCTCTGGAACTCGCTGGTCATCGCCGTCGGTGCCGTCGTGCTGATCTCGATATTCGGCTGCGGATGCGCCTATGTGCTCGCGCGGTACCGCAACCGCTGGATTGATGTCGGGCTGTTCCTGATCCTGCTTTTGCAGGTGCTGCCGCCGTCGTTGATGATCACGCCGATTTTCGTCGGTTTCTCGCAGATCGGACTGCTCGATTACCCGCGTCTGTCCGTCATCATCGCCATCGCCGCCAACAAGATGCCGTTCTTCGTGGTGCTCGTGCGCGCCACGTTCATGAGCGTGCCGATGGAACTGGAAGAGGCTGCGCTGGTGGATGGCAATTCGCGCATCGGTGCCTTCTTCAACATCGTTCTGCCGCTGGCCCGCAACGGTATCCTCGTCAGTGCCATCCTCATCTTCATGCAGGCCTTTGGCGAGTTCGTCTACTCGAAGTCGATGATCCAGGCGGCGGATCTGCAGCCGGCCAGCGTCGGGCTCAACAGTTTCATGGGCCCCAACACCACCGACTGGAACAAGATCATGGCCTATTCGACGATCTATGTGACGCCCATCCTTGCCATCTTCGTTCTTCTGCAGCGCCGCATCGTTTCCGGCCTCACATCGGGAGCCCTCAAATGA
- a CDS encoding carbohydrate ABC transporter permease yields MRKILSSLTDGRGFDITLVVFPLSFLFLLSGLPLIYNVLMSFQQVDMFSMGTVIRPFAGLQNYIDLFQLPQTRSILFNTAIFVVASIAGQFAIGFGLALFFWVNFPGASWLRGLFLVSWVMPGLVVGAVWNWMLSGDFGIFNFMLRETGIISSNIFWRSDPNFSLWAVILANIWLGAAFNMILLSVGLAAIPKDLFEASELDGANVFQRFWTITLPMMRSTIGAVVSLGLIFTLQQFDLFAAITDGGPNNSSNVAQFWAWDLSFRQYDFAKGAAISVIMLVFVIVASVIYVRSTRHEVRG; encoded by the coding sequence ATGCGCAAAATCCTATCCAGTCTTACCGACGGTCGCGGTTTCGACATCACCCTTGTCGTCTTTCCGCTGTCCTTCCTGTTCCTGCTGTCCGGACTGCCGCTGATCTACAATGTGCTGATGAGCTTCCAGCAGGTCGACATGTTCAGCATGGGCACCGTCATCAGGCCGTTTGCCGGTCTTCAGAACTATATCGACCTGTTCCAGCTGCCGCAGACGCGCAGCATCCTTTTCAACACGGCGATCTTCGTCGTGGCATCGATTGCCGGCCAGTTTGCCATCGGCTTTGGCCTTGCATTGTTTTTCTGGGTGAATTTTCCGGGTGCCTCCTGGCTGCGCGGGCTGTTCCTGGTATCGTGGGTGATGCCCGGTCTTGTTGTCGGCGCTGTCTGGAACTGGATGCTGTCCGGCGACTTCGGCATCTTCAACTTCATGCTCCGCGAAACCGGCATCATCAGCAGCAACATCTTCTGGCGTTCGGACCCCAACTTCTCTCTGTGGGCGGTCATTCTCGCCAACATCTGGCTGGGCGCGGCGTTCAACATGATCCTCCTATCGGTCGGCCTTGCCGCTATTCCGAAGGATCTGTTCGAGGCGTCCGAACTCGATGGCGCCAATGTCTTCCAGCGCTTCTGGACGATCACGCTGCCGATGATGCGCTCGACCATCGGTGCCGTCGTCTCGCTCGGGCTGATCTTCACGCTGCAGCAATTCGACCTGTTTGCGGCGATTACCGACGGGGGGCCGAACAACTCGTCCAACGTCGCGCAATTCTGGGCCTGGGACCTGTCGTTCCGCCAGTACGACTTCGCCAAGGGAGCCGCAATTTCGGTCATCATGCTGGTCTTCGTCATTGTCGCTTCGGTGATTTATGTCCGGTCAACACGCCATGAGGTGCGGGGATGA
- a CDS encoding ABC transporter substrate-binding protein, which produces MGIRKIMLLGVLALASVSAFGLSARAEDTVITVWSLDKDGQPAPDLAKRFNALNNGIKIEYREIQFDDVVSEAMRAYSTGKAPDIIAIDNPDHALFASHGAFLDLTDMISKSTVVKPANYFPGPLKSVMWDGKYYGVPKATNTIALYYNKDMFKAAGLDPAKPPQTWDELVADAKKLTDPAKNVYGLAFSAKAGEEGTFQFLPWAQMGGATYDHINTDGAVKALTIWKQIIDEKLASRDSLTRGQWDSTATFNSGNAAMVISGPWEIDRMLKDAKFDWGTALLPVPEEGAQRSSAMGDYNWAIFSKSKHPEEAFKVVEYFVSQDPTMFKDFGQLPARSDITVPPTGNALKDAALKTFVEQLKYAKPRGPSPQWAKISKAIQDAIQAALSGQMSPKDALDQAAQKIKALG; this is translated from the coding sequence ATGGGTATCCGTAAAATCATGTTGCTTGGCGTCCTGGCTCTGGCCAGCGTCTCCGCATTCGGCCTGTCGGCGAGGGCAGAGGACACGGTCATCACCGTCTGGTCGCTGGACAAGGATGGGCAACCGGCCCCCGATCTTGCGAAGCGGTTCAATGCGCTCAACAACGGCATCAAGATCGAATATCGCGAAATCCAGTTCGACGACGTGGTCAGCGAGGCGATGCGCGCCTATTCGACCGGCAAGGCGCCCGACATCATTGCCATAGACAATCCGGACCATGCACTGTTCGCCTCGCATGGCGCTTTTCTCGATCTCACCGACATGATTTCCAAGTCGACGGTCGTCAAGCCCGCCAATTACTTCCCCGGTCCGCTGAAGTCGGTGATGTGGGACGGCAAATACTACGGGGTTCCGAAAGCGACGAACACCATCGCCCTCTACTACAACAAGGACATGTTCAAGGCCGCCGGGCTCGATCCTGCCAAGCCGCCGCAGACTTGGGACGAGCTGGTTGCGGATGCCAAGAAGCTGACCGATCCGGCAAAGAACGTCTATGGCCTGGCTTTTTCCGCCAAGGCCGGTGAGGAAGGGACGTTCCAGTTCCTTCCCTGGGCACAAATGGGCGGCGCCACCTACGACCACATCAATACGGATGGCGCTGTAAAGGCACTGACCATCTGGAAGCAGATCATCGACGAAAAGCTTGCCTCGCGCGATTCGCTGACACGCGGGCAATGGGATTCGACCGCCACCTTCAACTCCGGCAATGCCGCCATGGTCATTTCCGGTCCGTGGGAAATCGATCGCATGCTGAAGGATGCCAAGTTCGACTGGGGCACCGCTCTCCTGCCGGTTCCTGAGGAAGGCGCGCAACGCTCGTCGGCCATGGGCGACTACAACTGGGCGATCTTCTCGAAGAGCAAGCACCCGGAAGAGGCCTTCAAGGTGGTGGAATATTTCGTGTCCCAGGACCCGACGATGTTCAAGGATTTCGGCCAGTTGCCGGCCCGCTCTGACATCACCGTTCCGCCGACCGGCAATGCTCTGAAAGACGCGGCTCTGAAGACCTTCGTAGAACAGCTGAAATATGCCAAGCCGCGCGGTCCGTCGCCACAATGGGCAAAGATCTCTAAGGCGATCCAGGATGCCATCCAGGCAGCCTTGAGCGGCCAGATGTCGCCGAAGGATGCGCTGGATCAGGCTGCCCAGAAAATCAAGGCGCTCGGCTGA
- a CDS encoding sugar phosphate isomerase/epimerase family protein has translation MNNPANSIRIGTMVKASDEDAAARISKIADLGFESFEPFFWQTTNGQNLAELGKRCIDAIGNRDITMSTLGMFGNPLEEGDMDLQTLQGWKDCIDNAHHFGATCVAGFTGRVRNKPLTDSLPRYKQIWSELAKRAADKGVKIAFENCAMEGNWATGDWNIAHNPDAWELMFNETPDDNIGLEWEPCHQMVYLIEPLPQIRKWASKIFHVHGKDATIRWDVIKEHGIFGKEEFVLMRTPGFGDSNWTDIISELRMAGWSGSIDIEGWHDPVYRNELEMTGQVHGLNYLKKSRGGDFVAIAA, from the coding sequence GTGAACAATCCAGCCAATTCCATCCGCATCGGCACCATGGTCAAGGCCTCCGACGAGGACGCTGCCGCGCGCATTTCCAAGATCGCCGATCTCGGTTTTGAAAGTTTCGAGCCGTTCTTCTGGCAAACGACAAACGGCCAGAACCTTGCCGAGCTCGGCAAACGCTGCATTGATGCCATCGGCAATCGCGATATCACGATGTCGACGCTCGGCATGTTCGGCAATCCGCTTGAGGAGGGCGACATGGACCTGCAGACGCTGCAGGGCTGGAAGGATTGTATCGACAATGCCCATCATTTTGGCGCCACTTGCGTTGCCGGCTTTACCGGCCGCGTCCGCAACAAGCCGTTGACCGACAGCCTGCCGCGCTACAAGCAGATCTGGAGCGAGCTTGCCAAGCGCGCCGCCGACAAGGGCGTCAAGATCGCCTTCGAGAACTGCGCCATGGAAGGCAACTGGGCAACCGGCGACTGGAACATCGCCCACAATCCGGATGCCTGGGAGCTTATGTTCAACGAGACTCCGGATGACAACATCGGGCTGGAATGGGAACCCTGCCACCAGATGGTCTACCTGATCGAGCCGCTGCCGCAGATCCGCAAGTGGGCGTCGAAGATTTTTCATGTCCACGGCAAAGACGCGACGATCCGCTGGGATGTCATCAAGGAGCATGGCATTTTCGGTAAGGAAGAATTCGTCCTCATGCGCACGCCAGGTTTTGGCGACAGCAACTGGACCGACATCATCTCCGAGCTGCGGATGGCTGGTTGGTCCGGCTCGATCGACATCGAAGGCTGGCATGATCCGGTCTACCGCAACGAGCTGGAGATGACCGGCCAGGTCCACGGTCTGAATTACCTGAAGAAGAGCCGCGGTGGCGATTTCGTCGCGATCGCCGCCTGA
- a CDS encoding Gfo/Idh/MocA family protein, translating to MTFNAILCGCGAMSKGWLRAIASDPAVAAAIKIVGLVDLNRETAENLAKEFGLEGAVIGSDLGDVIARTKADMVFDVVIPAARFGVVSTALKAGCHVLSEKPMATSLAEGAALIELAAETGKVHAIIQNRRYIAGIRRLRRFVESGAIGELTGIHCDFFLGPHFGGFRDEMDHVLLLDMAIHTFDAARFVADRKPLTVYCVETNPKGSWYRDGASAHAIFEFSDNVTFTYRGSWCAEGRRTSWESQWRLTGSKGMLTWDGEDAFEATVAGNEEGLLHGFTPIEVPGPEHEVETHGHASVIASFLEAVKTGRPPETVSSDNIRSLAMVLGAIESARSGQRIDISA from the coding sequence TTGACATTCAATGCCATTTTGTGCGGGTGCGGAGCTATGTCCAAAGGCTGGTTGCGCGCCATCGCATCTGACCCGGCGGTAGCCGCTGCCATAAAAATTGTCGGCCTCGTCGATCTCAACCGCGAGACGGCTGAGAACCTCGCCAAGGAGTTCGGTCTCGAGGGTGCCGTCATCGGCTCCGATCTCGGCGATGTCATCGCCCGGACAAAGGCGGACATGGTTTTCGACGTCGTCATTCCGGCTGCGCGCTTCGGCGTCGTGTCGACGGCGCTGAAAGCCGGCTGCCATGTGCTCTCGGAAAAGCCGATGGCGACATCGCTGGCGGAAGGTGCGGCACTGATCGAACTGGCCGCGGAGACCGGCAAGGTGCACGCCATCATCCAGAACCGCCGCTATATCGCCGGCATCCGGCGCCTGCGGCGCTTTGTGGAAAGCGGTGCCATCGGCGAACTGACCGGCATCCACTGCGATTTCTTCCTCGGGCCGCATTTCGGCGGTTTCCGCGATGAGATGGACCATGTGCTGCTGCTCGACATGGCAATCCACACCTTCGATGCGGCGCGGTTCGTTGCCGACCGCAAGCCGCTGACCGTCTATTGCGTCGAGACCAATCCGAAGGGCTCATGGTACCGCGACGGTGCATCTGCCCACGCCATCTTCGAATTTTCGGATAACGTGACCTTCACCTATCGCGGCTCCTGGTGTGCCGAGGGGCGGCGGACGAGCTGGGAAAGCCAATGGCGGCTGACAGGCTCGAAGGGCATGCTGACCTGGGATGGCGAGGACGCCTTCGAGGCGACGGTCGCCGGCAATGAGGAGGGGCTGCTGCATGGCTTTACCCCGATCGAGGTGCCCGGACCTGAACATGAGGTGGAGACCCACGGTCATGCCAGCGTCATCGCCAGCTTCCTCGAGGCCGTGAAGACCGGGCGGCCTCCTGAGACGGTGAGCAGCGACAATATCCGCAGCCTTGCCATGGTGCTTGGCGCCATTGAGAGCGCTAGGTCCGGCCAACGCATCGACATTTCAGCCTGA
- a CDS encoding LacI family DNA-binding transcriptional regulator: MKGIRQLAKHLDISIGTVSRALNGKADVNAETRQRVLAAAVELGYVANQSGRSLRQGTTNVIGLMMESSKETNENGDNFFLGLTSGLQSVLSRHKLDLIMLPCPSEEDPTEYLQRMVARGIVDGMIISATQRIDHRLDLLSRTKIPFVTLGRSRSGGEYSWVDLDFDGVANRSVDRLIAKGHRRIAVAAPSNDVNLGYIFIDAYRNALKRHGIAYDASLVFRVKSSEQGGYQAAHEMLLLDDRPTAIILIYELMAIGLYRRLTEAGVIPGRDLAVIGFREEPRAKFLQPTLTCFRMSVRDLGVELAETLLATMPAYASFYPKGACNTIWPLELVPGESDGFERKS; this comes from the coding sequence ATGAAGGGTATCCGACAGCTCGCCAAACACCTCGATATTTCGATCGGCACGGTCTCGCGCGCCCTCAATGGCAAGGCCGATGTCAATGCCGAGACGCGTCAGCGTGTGCTCGCAGCAGCCGTCGAACTCGGCTACGTCGCCAACCAATCCGGCAGAAGCCTGCGCCAGGGAACGACCAACGTCATCGGCCTGATGATGGAATCGAGCAAGGAAACCAACGAGAACGGTGACAACTTCTTCCTCGGCCTGACCAGCGGGCTGCAGAGCGTACTATCGCGCCATAAGCTTGACCTTATCATGCTGCCCTGCCCCAGCGAGGAGGATCCGACCGAATACCTGCAGCGCATGGTCGCCCGCGGCATCGTCGACGGCATGATCATCTCGGCAACGCAGCGAATCGACCACCGTCTGGACTTACTGTCGCGCACCAAGATCCCTTTCGTCACACTTGGCCGCAGCCGGTCTGGCGGCGAATATTCCTGGGTCGATCTCGATTTCGACGGCGTCGCAAACCGCTCCGTCGATAGGTTGATCGCCAAGGGCCACCGCCGCATTGCTGTCGCGGCACCATCCAACGACGTCAATCTCGGTTATATCTTTATCGACGCCTATCGGAATGCCCTTAAGCGCCACGGCATCGCGTATGATGCGTCGCTGGTTTTCAGGGTCAAATCCAGCGAGCAAGGCGGCTACCAGGCGGCACACGAGATGCTGTTGCTCGACGACCGGCCAACGGCGATCATCCTCATCTACGAACTGATGGCGATCGGCCTTTACCGCCGGCTGACAGAGGCAGGCGTCATTCCCGGCCGCGACCTCGCCGTCATCGGCTTTCGCGAGGAGCCCCGCGCAAAATTCCTGCAGCCGACGCTGACCTGCTTTCGCATGTCCGTGCGCGATCTCGGTGTGGAGCTGGCCGAGACCCTGCTGGCCACCATGCCCGCCTACGCGTCCTTCTATCCGAAAGGCGCCTGCAACACGATCTGGCCGCTGGAACTGGTGCCGGGCGAAAGCGATGGCTTCGAGCGGAAATCCTGA
- a CDS encoding group II truncated hemoglobin — protein MSEETTTLYEAIGGAPTVQALTDRFYALMDTLPEAARCRAIHPPSLDGSREKFYEYLTGYLGGPPLYTDKRGHPRLRSRHLPAAIGPLERDEWLLCFRRALDETIASEQLRGIIWEPVERLAHHMQNKE, from the coding sequence GTGAGCGAAGAGACGACCACATTGTATGAAGCCATCGGTGGCGCGCCAACGGTGCAGGCGCTGACCGATCGCTTCTATGCGCTGATGGATACGCTTCCCGAGGCCGCCCGCTGCCGCGCCATCCACCCGCCGAGCCTCGACGGCAGCCGGGAGAAATTCTACGAATACCTGACCGGCTATCTCGGCGGCCCTCCGCTCTACACAGACAAGCGCGGCCATCCCCGCCTGCGCAGCCGCCACTTGCCCGCAGCTATCGGACCACTTGAGCGCGACGAATGGCTGCTCTGTTTTCGCCGCGCACTGGATGAGACGATTGCCAGCGAGCAACTCAGGGGCATCATCTGGGAACCAGTCGAGCGCCTTGCCCACCATATGCAGAACAAGGAATAG
- a CDS encoding DUF423 domain-containing protein: MNAYVRPTLLLMSGIFGCAGVALAAASAHAGGDTHLLASASAMCLAHAPALLALYVGYRSLPTAPLGGLMMGLGTLLFTADLMALYARGVGLFPMAAPIGGFAMMGGWLVVAAGAFLRTTPTPD, from the coding sequence ATGAACGCCTATGTCCGCCCTACCCTTCTGCTTATGTCCGGTATCTTCGGCTGCGCAGGCGTTGCCTTGGCCGCAGCCTCCGCGCATGCCGGCGGCGATACGCACCTGTTGGCGTCGGCGTCGGCGATGTGCCTTGCCCACGCGCCGGCCCTGCTGGCGCTCTACGTCGGGTATCGCAGCCTTCCCACCGCGCCGCTTGGCGGCCTGATGATGGGGCTCGGCACACTGCTGTTCACAGCCGATCTAATGGCGCTTTACGCACGGGGCGTCGGCCTGTTTCCGATGGCGGCCCCCATCGGCGGCTTCGCCATGATGGGCGGGTGGCTGGTCGTGGCGGCAGGCGCCTTCTTGCGGACAACACCGACGCCCGATTGA